The following are encoded in a window of Persicobacter psychrovividus genomic DNA:
- a CDS encoding DUF4174 domain-containing protein produces the protein MKIFGSLMIGLILLLAPAKKVSLDSLLTTNNVVLIFEGKHADKVQTQLKRFEQQRENLKQNNVLLFVVGRQEVKAWNSEMVLDHSPKNMHKRYNLPQGEFRVYLLDKKGKVRMKATEPFHPESLLAMFE, from the coding sequence ATGAAAATATTTGGAAGTTTAATGATTGGGCTGATCCTTTTGTTGGCACCTGCCAAAAAAGTCAGCCTCGACTCACTTTTGACCACCAATAATGTGGTGCTAATTTTTGAGGGAAAACATGCTGACAAAGTGCAGACCCAACTGAAGCGCTTTGAACAACAACGGGAAAACCTGAAACAAAATAACGTTTTACTCTTTGTGGTAGGTCGGCAGGAAGTAAAAGCCTGGAATTCAGAGATGGTACTTGATCATTCTCCAAAAAATATGCACAAACGATACAACCTCCCGCAAGGTGAATTTCGCGTTTACCTGCTCGACAAAAAAGGAAAAGTCCGCATGAAAGCAACCGAGCCCTTCCACCCGGAATCCCTGCTGGCCATGTTCGAATAG
- a CDS encoding cryptochrome/photolyase family protein codes for MKTYAIVFPHQLFEESPLLQECTNFILVEEYLFFRQYRFHQQKLVFHRASMKFYEDYLKKQSKGVQYIEATDSLSDVRQLVQHLKNEGIAALHYIDPVDDWLSSRFNKYAERASMKLTKYESPGFLTSEQDIEAFFAKEKKRYLHHDFYQQQRKRMNILMTDAGEPEGGQWSFDEKNRKKYPKGKTPPVIHYPPSDQYHQEALTYVRNNFDHEPKVMTDKALYPNTFWDSKNWWKQFLDFRFAEFGPYEDAIVEEADILHHSVITPMLNVGLLTPAYIVQSVIEYGRDNGVRLSTVEGFIRQVIGWREFIRGMYVHHGRQMRTTNFWGFEKKLPSALYHGATGIPPVDETIKKLLKTGYLHHIERLMILGNFMLLCEYAPSQIYRWFMELSVDGYDWVMVPNVYGMSQFADGGLMATKPYISSSNYIKKMSDYEGGVWEETWDALFWRFMYVHRDYFENNPRMKMLLWNLDKKSEEERNEHIHRAEDFINHLNSHKY; via the coding sequence ATGAAAACTTACGCCATCGTTTTTCCGCATCAGTTATTTGAAGAGTCGCCCCTGCTGCAGGAGTGCACCAACTTTATTCTGGTGGAAGAGTACTTGTTTTTCAGACAATACCGATTCCATCAGCAGAAACTGGTTTTTCATCGGGCAAGCATGAAGTTTTATGAAGATTACCTGAAAAAGCAATCCAAAGGGGTGCAGTATATTGAGGCCACAGACTCCCTGAGCGATGTCCGACAGCTGGTGCAGCACCTCAAAAATGAGGGAATCGCCGCTTTGCATTATATTGATCCTGTAGATGACTGGCTATCGTCACGGTTCAACAAATATGCTGAACGGGCTTCCATGAAACTGACCAAATATGAATCGCCAGGTTTCCTTACTTCCGAGCAGGATATTGAGGCCTTTTTCGCCAAGGAGAAAAAGCGGTATCTGCACCACGACTTTTATCAGCAACAGCGCAAGCGGATGAACATCCTGATGACAGATGCAGGAGAACCCGAAGGGGGGCAGTGGAGCTTCGATGAGAAAAACCGAAAGAAATATCCCAAGGGTAAAACGCCTCCCGTGATTCATTATCCGCCGAGTGATCAGTACCATCAGGAGGCGCTGACTTATGTCAGAAATAATTTTGACCATGAGCCGAAAGTCATGACCGACAAGGCCCTCTATCCGAATACTTTCTGGGACAGTAAGAACTGGTGGAAACAGTTTCTGGACTTTCGTTTTGCGGAGTTTGGTCCTTATGAGGACGCTATTGTTGAAGAGGCTGATATTTTGCACCATTCCGTGATTACACCGATGCTTAACGTGGGGCTGCTCACCCCTGCCTACATTGTGCAGTCGGTGATTGAATATGGGCGTGACAATGGCGTCAGGCTGTCCACCGTTGAGGGATTTATTCGGCAGGTGATCGGCTGGCGGGAGTTTATTCGGGGGATGTATGTGCACCATGGCCGACAGATGCGCACCACCAACTTTTGGGGCTTTGAAAAGAAGCTTCCCTCAGCACTCTACCATGGGGCTACGGGGATTCCTCCCGTGGATGAAACGATCAAGAAATTACTCAAAACAGGTTACCTGCACCATATTGAACGCCTGATGATCTTAGGCAATTTTATGTTGCTGTGTGAGTATGCCCCCAGCCAAATTTATCGCTGGTTTATGGAACTTTCTGTAGATGGCTATGATTGGGTGATGGTGCCCAATGTGTATGGCATGAGCCAGTTTGCTGACGGTGGACTGATGGCGACCAAGCCTTATATCAGCAGCAGTAATTACATCAAAAAAATGAGCGACTACGAAGGGGGAGTATGGGAGGAAACCTGGGATGCCCTGTTTTGGCGATTCATGTATGTGCACCGCGATTATTTTGAAAATAACCCCAGGATGAAAATGCTTCTGTGGAATCTGGACAAAAAATCTGAAGAAGAGCGCAACGAACACATCCACCGTGCGGAAGATTTTATCAACCATCTGAATAGCCATAAGTATTGA
- a CDS encoding helix-turn-helix domain-containing protein has protein sequence MTDALFFWSFMQCAIMGVAIAIVKRTQVNLILSSIFGTMAVNTLLQYLFRFTDLKFQLPELMVFTDVLDLLLPGLVLWYISSLFGEKVTNKQIWYFIPAAAGFVLSGLFILFFGIEFPSFIGSPFHMILLTAIVFWKGIAIYKAHTKLKIMNDQAEAKQKEDLVWPKLLVAFLGITLYVATLQLIYRGAIVPFVGKAVNQYIWNIVQVNYIMFNSSIILLTLFFALKFPKTLSGNTIAIKSEKESSEDNSLMNHYIAKLEKLIAEEKIHLETELNEKVLAERLEIQYYLLSRLLNDHLGKSFSEFINEHRIKHAQNILANDQEKSLTNFAIAVDSGFRSESVFYVNFKKHTGMTPRQYRIKAQKAQFVA, from the coding sequence ATGACGGACGCTTTATTTTTTTGGTCATTTATGCAGTGTGCAATTATGGGAGTTGCAATTGCAATTGTCAAACGCACACAAGTAAATTTGATCCTCTCAAGCATATTCGGTACCATGGCGGTTAACACCCTGCTGCAGTACCTATTTCGATTTACAGATTTAAAATTTCAGCTCCCTGAGCTGATGGTTTTTACTGATGTGCTTGACCTCTTACTGCCGGGTTTGGTTTTATGGTATATTTCTTCACTCTTTGGGGAGAAGGTAACCAATAAGCAAATTTGGTATTTTATTCCTGCCGCAGCAGGCTTTGTGCTCTCGGGCTTATTCATCCTATTTTTTGGCATTGAATTTCCTTCTTTTATTGGGAGTCCTTTTCACATGATCCTGCTGACCGCTATTGTATTCTGGAAAGGAATAGCGATCTATAAAGCACACACCAAATTGAAGATCATGAACGATCAGGCGGAAGCCAAGCAAAAAGAAGATTTGGTATGGCCTAAACTGTTGGTGGCCTTCCTGGGGATTACCCTTTATGTAGCGACCCTACAACTCATTTACCGAGGTGCCATTGTTCCTTTTGTGGGAAAAGCAGTGAACCAGTATATCTGGAATATTGTGCAGGTAAATTACATCATGTTTAACAGCAGCATTATTTTACTGACCCTGTTTTTTGCTTTAAAATTCCCAAAAACCTTGTCAGGAAATACCATTGCGATAAAATCAGAGAAGGAATCTTCCGAGGATAATTCGCTGATGAACCATTATATCGCCAAACTGGAAAAGCTGATTGCTGAGGAAAAAATTCACCTGGAAACAGAGCTGAATGAGAAAGTGTTGGCAGAAAGGCTGGAAATTCAATATTATCTGCTCTCCCGTCTTCTTAATGATCACCTCGGGAAATCGTTCAGTGAGTTTATTAACGAACACCGAATCAAACACGCTCAAAATATTCTGGCCAACGATCAGGAGAAATCCCTGACCAATTTTGCCATTGCCGTGGACAGCGGATTCCGCTCAGAATCTGTGTTTTATGTAAATTTCAAAAAACACACGGGCATGACCCCACGCCAATATCGCATCAAAGCACAGAAGGCGCAGTTTGTCGCATAG
- a CDS encoding rhomboid family intramembrane serine protease, with product MHPVIIGFIVVIGLISYKGLEDQLFFGKYKFNIYQILEGKQYLRMVSSGFLHGSWTHLIFNLIAFASFGEIVLLTYGLNWFIQLFFLSLLAGNFLSLFLHKDEPNYSAIGASGAVSGLVFSAIIIAPSSSIYVFFIPYGFPAWFVGTIFVIYSIYGLKRNLGNIGHDAHLGGAIMGLILSAYIQPQSLVDKWWVYLLLGVPSIGFLLMLIKNPRYLF from the coding sequence ATGCATCCTGTCATCATAGGTTTTATTGTCGTTATTGGTTTAATCAGTTATAAAGGGCTGGAAGATCAGTTGTTTTTCGGTAAGTATAAATTCAATATTTATCAGATCCTTGAAGGCAAACAATATTTAAGGATGGTTTCTTCAGGCTTTCTGCATGGCAGCTGGACACACCTTATCTTTAACCTGATTGCTTTTGCCTCTTTCGGAGAGATTGTTCTGTTGACCTATGGTTTAAATTGGTTTATTCAGCTGTTCTTCCTCAGCTTGCTTGCCGGTAACTTTCTGTCCTTGTTTCTTCACAAAGATGAGCCTAATTACAGTGCTATCGGTGCATCAGGGGCGGTTAGTGGCTTGGTTTTTTCAGCCATCATTATTGCGCCTTCCTCTTCTATTTATGTTTTCTTTATTCCCTATGGATTTCCTGCATGGTTTGTCGGGACGATCTTTGTCATTTATTCCATTTATGGGCTCAAGCGTAATCTTGGTAATATCGGACACGATGCCCACCTCGGTGGTGCGATCATGGGCCTTATCCTTTCGGCCTACATTCAGCCGCAATCACTCGTAGATAAATGGTGGGTTTATTTGCTTTTGGGTGTGCCAAGCATCGGGTTTCTGCTGATGTTGATCAAAAATCCCCGATACCTATTTTAG
- a CDS encoding energy transducer TonB, with product MPKLYKAIVKSLKVPQYLKREGLIPKTFVTFVVTENGKVEQFQMLKGAPEIAQQMGQKVLHSSWQAARCNGQPVATKVVLPLVICF from the coding sequence ATGCCAAAACTTTATAAAGCTATTGTTAAATCCTTGAAAGTGCCGCAATACTTGAAAAGGGAGGGCTTAATTCCTAAGACTTTTGTTACCTTTGTGGTTACAGAAAACGGCAAGGTGGAGCAATTTCAAATGTTAAAAGGTGCACCGGAAATTGCGCAACAGATGGGGCAGAAGGTGCTCCACAGTTCCTGGCAGGCTGCCCGATGTAATGGTCAACCGGTAGCAACCAAGGTCGTTTTGCCTTTAGTGATCTGTTTTTAA
- a CDS encoding ADP-ribosylglycohydrolase family protein, which produces MLTIKEYNDKVLGGWMGKCAGGILGAPIEGYKCFNEIPLSDELFETNFCNDDLDLQILWLDMVLKKGNKIRPSDFREHWKNHVDFPWNEYGIATRNIRVGLDHPDTGSHNNTYWNASMGSPIRSELWGMLCAGNPEKAAYFARMDSRLDHCGFSDDAEAYQAACEAIAFTMTDIPAILLEGLKYIDQDCLTYKMVKNVFSWYEKFGVEATKGRIKSAYGDADFTSAPMNVAFTVLSLLDSKGDFDKLIEALHYGHDSDCIVATAGSILGIVRGAAEIPALWKKRIGNELMVSPEITGIDCPKTITELTDLTCKAAQLFQGPHTVVDFSTEEKFTVENDTPFALFTKVLAFPDFEAEAKGAIAVHIENLSPSAKSFTFNISSPAFPTVQPAGVTIQEDASVVVNFEFTINEDFQPFASAVPYTVEVTMDELFKFEFERGLPYYGQWLMMGPFMRDDASLAPMHKQYPDHGLASMPSATYMNHDLQKPAEDFLAKVKTPWHTPAIFEQDFIAQVIQPAGLEVDLKKYFYGIGERTVYLSTEISSATALKKWLCIGTSNFVTVSLNGKTLHQNEQLKRRWPSTEIVELPLEQGTNTLLVRFDFINDDFKVSLGLKEHHDRHPHQTQWETELNFSLPQQVVEAYKELV; this is translated from the coding sequence ATGTTAACAATAAAAGAGTACAACGATAAGGTTTTAGGCGGTTGGATGGGCAAATGTGCCGGAGGGATTCTCGGCGCACCTATTGAAGGCTATAAATGCTTCAATGAAATTCCACTGAGTGACGAACTTTTTGAAACCAATTTTTGTAATGACGACCTGGATCTTCAGATTCTCTGGCTCGACATGGTGCTGAAAAAAGGGAATAAAATTCGCCCTTCAGATTTCCGTGAGCATTGGAAAAATCATGTGGATTTTCCATGGAATGAGTATGGTATTGCCACCCGTAACATTCGGGTAGGTCTGGACCACCCAGATACCGGATCGCATAACAACACCTATTGGAATGCCTCGATGGGCTCGCCAATTCGTAGCGAGCTTTGGGGAATGCTGTGTGCCGGGAACCCGGAGAAAGCAGCTTATTTTGCCAGAATGGATTCGCGATTGGACCATTGTGGTTTTTCTGATGATGCGGAAGCTTATCAGGCCGCTTGTGAGGCGATCGCTTTTACGATGACGGATATCCCTGCCATTCTTTTGGAAGGACTTAAATATATTGACCAGGATTGTTTGACCTATAAGATGGTTAAAAATGTATTTTCCTGGTATGAGAAATTTGGCGTAGAAGCGACCAAAGGACGCATCAAATCGGCTTATGGCGATGCTGATTTTACTTCTGCACCGATGAATGTGGCCTTTACGGTACTTTCATTGCTCGATTCTAAAGGGGATTTCGATAAATTGATCGAAGCCTTGCATTATGGGCACGATAGCGATTGTATTGTGGCTACTGCCGGATCAATCCTCGGTATTGTTCGTGGTGCCGCGGAAATTCCTGCTCTATGGAAAAAGCGCATTGGCAACGAGTTGATGGTCAGCCCTGAAATTACAGGAATTGACTGTCCAAAAACCATCACTGAACTAACGGACCTGACCTGCAAAGCAGCCCAGTTGTTTCAGGGACCACACACCGTAGTAGATTTTTCTACGGAAGAGAAATTCACTGTTGAAAATGACACCCCTTTTGCGCTGTTCACAAAGGTGTTGGCATTTCCTGATTTTGAAGCTGAGGCCAAAGGAGCAATTGCTGTTCACATTGAAAACCTATCGCCTTCAGCCAAGTCTTTTACTTTTAATATCAGTTCACCCGCATTTCCAACTGTTCAACCTGCAGGTGTAACGATCCAAGAAGACGCATCGGTAGTGGTGAATTTTGAATTTACCATCAATGAGGATTTCCAGCCATTTGCGAGTGCTGTCCCTTATACGGTAGAAGTAACAATGGATGAGCTTTTCAAATTTGAATTTGAGCGCGGCTTGCCGTATTACGGCCAATGGCTGATGATGGGGCCGTTTATGCGTGATGATGCCAGTTTGGCGCCAATGCATAAGCAATATCCCGATCATGGTTTGGCTTCCATGCCATCGGCAACTTACATGAACCACGACTTGCAAAAACCTGCCGAAGACTTTTTGGCAAAGGTGAAAACGCCATGGCATACGCCGGCAATTTTTGAGCAGGATTTTATCGCACAGGTGATTCAGCCTGCAGGTCTTGAAGTGGATCTTAAAAAATATTTCTATGGTATTGGGGAACGTACAGTTTACCTTTCTACAGAAATTTCGTCAGCAACAGCGCTAAAAAAATGGCTCTGTATCGGAACAAGTAACTTTGTTACCGTAAGCCTGAACGGCAAAACGCTTCATCAGAATGAGCAACTCAAGCGCCGTTGGCCTTCCACGGAAATTGTGGAGTTGCCTTTGGAGCAGGGTACCAATACTTTGTTGGTTCGTTTCGATTTTATTAATGATGATTTTAAAGTCAGTTTAGGACTTAAAGAACACCATGACCGCCACCCACACCAAACACAATGGGAAACGGAATTGAATTTCAGCTTACCACAGCAGGTTGTAGAAGCCTATAAGGAGTTGGTGTAA
- a CDS encoding TonB-dependent receptor, giving the protein MLKHYLNKHLILLFVMLIGLSSAAIAQKISGQILDANATPIIGASVVEAGTTNGVITDFEGAFSLELTNKDAKIKVSFIGYESQEITVGNQSFIKVTLTEDVTELEELVVIGYGTQKKQNITGAIASIDSKAIEGRPVADVQSALQGQVAGVQISTGGTGPGAESSVRIRGTASITGGSDPLYVVDGFIMANGGAFTTINPSDIESINVLKDASAAAIYGARAANGVVIITTKRGKGGATRFNVNTFIGTQAPTQTLDLLNAEEYRTMYNMARDNAGKPRIANLADESQPLENNTDWQKETLQRAPMKNFEFSAAGGSENAHFYTSVRHYDEAGMINNTGFDRTSIRFNGDARTGRFKMGASLYFSNANYDEEFNTGDKGMMFHAISNSPAIAVRDENNVGGFNGPKAADGYVQKLNPVAATELVSNRRVNNRFVGNVYGEFEILEGLVYKMNGGADYSGTHRKMFAPYFDLGNGIAAVGLPNGAELQESRGEFASWLFENTLNYKTSFGKHSLGLLAGHSAMHSQYGSQHITVVGGQLSQDFPQINGSANVNGIPQGFLVQERTLSYIGRAIYDYDEKYLATFNFRRDGSSKFSKENFFDNFYSGSVGWLLSKEDFFKNDVVNYLKIRASYGFLGNDKIDANATRFIMNLNSRYPFGGSMDVGVAPGDQLANQNLVWEKQQQMNIGADFALLKNKLTGTIDYFVKNSNDLLISYNLPRSTGGANMFLNAGEVQNKGVELSLNYTNKVGELNYNFGVNGTYLTNEVTALVDGVSAINRGRNAIFGDMNRIEPGNSLFAFYGLETDGIYKSQDEITNGPTPLQGTKPGDFRFKDISGPEGVPDGKIDGDDRTFIGDGNQDFVYGFNLGLNYKRFDFSMQWQGVQGNDVYSTLKFYSQGYFNDFNMTKDVLNAWTPQNPNSDQPRAIPHDQFKERNSVSSYWIQDGSYLRLKNLQVGYSFNMENVAFLNSLRVYAAGQNLLTFTKYQGYDPEVAFSGIEGTRIYPTGRSLIVGVQVGF; this is encoded by the coding sequence ATGTTAAAACATTATCTAAACAAACATCTCATCTTGCTGTTTGTGATGCTCATCGGGCTTTCGAGTGCAGCAATCGCACAGAAGATCTCGGGACAAATACTCGATGCCAATGCTACTCCTATCATTGGTGCATCTGTTGTAGAGGCAGGAACTACCAACGGGGTAATTACTGATTTTGAAGGGGCATTCTCTCTTGAACTGACCAATAAAGATGCTAAGATAAAAGTTTCTTTTATCGGTTATGAAAGTCAGGAAATTACAGTAGGTAACCAAAGCTTCATTAAAGTAACACTTACAGAAGATGTTACTGAACTCGAAGAATTGGTCGTGATTGGTTACGGTACACAAAAGAAACAGAATATTACCGGAGCCATCGCATCTATCGACTCGAAAGCGATTGAAGGCCGCCCAGTAGCGGATGTGCAGTCTGCTTTGCAAGGTCAGGTTGCTGGTGTTCAGATTTCTACTGGCGGAACAGGCCCGGGAGCAGAAAGTTCGGTGCGTATTCGTGGTACAGCAAGTATTACAGGTGGTAGCGACCCTTTGTATGTGGTTGATGGATTCATAATGGCCAATGGTGGTGCGTTTACAACGATCAACCCTTCTGATATTGAGTCTATTAACGTGCTGAAAGATGCATCTGCTGCGGCTATTTATGGGGCGCGGGCAGCCAATGGTGTCGTTATTATTACTACCAAAAGAGGTAAAGGCGGAGCTACTCGCTTTAATGTCAATACCTTTATTGGAACACAGGCACCTACACAGACACTGGATTTGCTGAATGCGGAAGAGTACAGAACAATGTACAATATGGCGCGCGATAATGCCGGAAAACCAAGAATTGCTAATTTGGCAGATGAGTCGCAGCCGCTGGAAAATAATACGGACTGGCAAAAAGAAACGCTTCAGAGAGCGCCAATGAAAAACTTCGAATTTTCTGCAGCTGGTGGTTCTGAAAATGCGCATTTCTATACTTCCGTTCGTCATTATGATGAAGCAGGTATGATCAACAATACAGGCTTTGACCGTACATCAATTCGTTTTAATGGCGATGCCCGTACAGGACGTTTTAAAATGGGAGCTTCCTTGTACTTTAGTAATGCCAACTATGATGAGGAATTTAATACTGGTGACAAAGGAATGATGTTTCATGCCATTTCCAATTCACCGGCCATTGCTGTTCGTGATGAAAACAATGTTGGTGGATTTAACGGACCTAAAGCAGCTGATGGATATGTTCAGAAGCTGAACCCCGTAGCGGCAACGGAATTGGTGAGTAACCGCAGGGTGAATAACCGTTTTGTGGGTAATGTTTATGGGGAGTTTGAAATCCTTGAAGGTTTGGTTTACAAAATGAATGGTGGTGCCGATTACAGTGGTACTCACCGGAAAATGTTTGCACCTTATTTTGACCTTGGGAATGGCATTGCAGCAGTAGGATTGCCTAATGGTGCTGAGCTACAGGAATCAAGAGGGGAATTTGCGTCGTGGTTATTTGAAAACACACTGAACTACAAAACAAGTTTCGGAAAACACAGCCTCGGCCTGTTAGCTGGACATTCTGCCATGCACAGCCAATATGGCTCGCAGCATATTACCGTAGTCGGTGGACAGTTAAGCCAGGATTTTCCACAGATCAACGGTTCTGCCAACGTGAATGGTATCCCTCAGGGGTTTTTGGTTCAAGAGCGCACACTTTCTTATATCGGTCGGGCAATTTACGATTATGACGAGAAGTATTTGGCGACCTTTAACTTCCGCCGTGATGGTTCTTCAAAATTCAGCAAAGAAAATTTCTTCGATAATTTCTATTCTGGATCGGTAGGTTGGTTACTCTCTAAAGAAGACTTTTTCAAGAACGATGTCGTGAACTATTTGAAAATCCGTGCCAGTTATGGATTCCTGGGTAACGATAAAATTGATGCCAACGCTACACGTTTTATCATGAACCTAAATTCAAGATATCCTTTCGGTGGCTCAATGGATGTTGGTGTGGCTCCTGGTGATCAACTTGCGAACCAAAACCTGGTTTGGGAAAAGCAGCAACAAATGAATATTGGAGCAGATTTCGCTCTCCTTAAAAATAAGCTGACAGGTACAATTGACTACTTTGTTAAAAACTCCAATGACTTGTTGATCAGCTATAACCTTCCTCGTTCAACCGGTGGAGCGAACATGTTCCTGAATGCAGGTGAAGTACAGAACAAAGGGGTTGAGTTGAGCTTGAATTATACCAACAAAGTTGGCGAGTTAAACTATAATTTTGGGGTTAACGGTACCTACCTTACCAATGAGGTTACTGCCTTGGTGGATGGTGTTTCAGCAATTAACCGTGGCCGAAATGCGATCTTTGGTGATATGAACCGTATCGAGCCAGGCAACTCATTATTTGCCTTTTATGGTTTGGAAACTGATGGTATTTATAAATCACAGGATGAGATCACCAATGGCCCAACACCACTTCAAGGTACAAAGCCTGGAGATTTCCGCTTTAAGGATATCAGTGGTCCTGAAGGAGTGCCTGACGGCAAAATTGATGGCGACGACCGTACTTTTATTGGAGATGGTAATCAGGATTTTGTTTATGGATTTAACCTGGGCTTAAATTACAAGCGATTTGACTTCAGTATGCAATGGCAAGGGGTTCAGGGAAATGATGTTTATTCTACCCTTAAATTTTACAGTCAAGGATATTTCAATGATTTCAACATGACCAAGGATGTGTTGAATGCATGGACACCACAAAACCCTAACAGCGACCAGCCACGCGCAATTCCACACGATCAGTTCAAGGAACGTAACTCTGTTTCTTCTTACTGGATTCAGGATGGTAGCTACCTGAGACTCAAAAATCTTCAGGTGGGTTATTCTTTCAATATGGAAAATGTAGCGTTCTTGAATTCTCTGCGGGTATATGCTGCAGGTCAGAACTTGCTGACTTTCACCAAATATCAAGGATATGACCCTGAGGTGGCATTCTCTGGTATTGAGGGGACAAGAATTTACCCAACAGGCAGAAGCCTCATTGTAGGGGTTCAGGTAGGATTTTAA
- a CDS encoding flavin reductase family protein, translated as MKLLQQEAINQLPKRERIKLINAITGIKPANLIGTVDAEGQENLAIISSVVHLGSSPPLIGYISRPQTVERHTFANIQSQGYYSINHIPEKLTEQAHQTSGKYAQGVSEFEACGISPEYLGDFPAPFVAKSPLKIGMKLREILPIPINGTVMIIGEVQQVAYQQEAMQQDGELNLSTLQTVGISGLNSYYRLEKLAQYPQVKLDEAPQNNS; from the coding sequence ATGAAGCTACTCCAGCAAGAAGCCATCAACCAGCTACCAAAAAGGGAGCGAATTAAACTGATCAATGCCATTACGGGCATCAAACCAGCGAACCTCATTGGCACAGTAGACGCCGAGGGTCAGGAAAATCTGGCCATTATCAGTTCCGTCGTGCATCTCGGCAGTTCCCCACCATTGATCGGCTATATTTCGCGCCCACAGACGGTCGAACGGCACACTTTTGCCAATATCCAGTCGCAGGGTTATTATTCGATAAATCATATTCCTGAAAAGCTAACGGAACAGGCTCACCAGACCAGTGGGAAGTATGCACAGGGCGTATCGGAGTTTGAGGCCTGCGGTATTAGCCCCGAATATCTGGGTGACTTTCCCGCGCCGTTTGTGGCAAAAAGCCCTCTGAAAATTGGCATGAAGCTACGCGAGATCTTGCCCATTCCCATCAATGGTACCGTGATGATCATCGGTGAGGTACAGCAGGTGGCCTATCAGCAGGAAGCCATGCAGCAGGATGGCGAACTGAACCTTTCGACTTTGCAGACGGTTGGCATCTCGGGCCTGAACAGTTATTACCGACTGGAAAAGCTGGCGCAGTATCCGCAGGTAAAACTCGACGAAGCCCCCCAAAACAATTCCTGA